One genomic region from Populus nigra chromosome 8, ddPopNigr1.1, whole genome shotgun sequence encodes:
- the LOC133700400 gene encoding pathogenesis-related thaumatin-like protein 3.5, which translates to MAQILGHHLHLFMLLSVLILQIAMAAGQNTSTEAKSFTLVNNCNETIWPGILTRGNNSNGYGFALQQGQTAFYNATAGWSGRMWARTGCNFDKNGTGTCQTGSCGTSINCTVPSNPPNTIAEFTLGDVDFYDVSLVDGFNLPVVISPIDGKGNCSIAGCDGDLRQNCSSGLAVKSDGKVIACRSACDAFNTDEYCCRGAYADPVACLPTNYSRSFKQVCPAAASYAFDDSISIITCSASEYVVTFCASRNQKVCSYHDNKLVCNTSNGSKASPLGLGGWILVLALPLTYNLKMKFYLS; encoded by the exons ATGGCTCAAATCCTAGGTCACCATCTTCATCTGTTCATGCTCTTGTCTGTTCTCATTCTCCAGATCGCCATGGCAGCAG GGCAAAACACGTCCACGGAGGCAAAAAGTTTTACGTTAGTTAATAATTGCAACGAGACAATATGGCCTGGAATCCTAACAAGGGGTAACAACAGCAATGGCTATGGTTTTGCTCTACAACAAGGCCAAACCGCCTTCTACAACGCCACGGCCGGATGGAGTGGCCGGATGTGGGCACGAACCGGTTGCAATTTTGATAAAAACGGCACCGGAACTTGTCAAACAGGTAGCTGTGGCACCTCTATAAACTGCACAGTCCCGAGTAACCCACCCAACACCATTGCCGAGTTCACACTTGGTGATGTTGATTTCTATGATGTTAGCCTTGTCGATGGATTTAATTTGCCTGTAGTAATTTCTCCCATTGATGGCAAGGGAAATTGTAGCATTGCTGGTTGTGATGGGGACCTCCGACAAAATTGCTCGTCCGGACTGGCTGTTAAGTCCGACGGGAAGGTCATTGCTTGCCGGAGCGCATGTGATGCTTTCAACACCGACGAATACTGTTGTAGAGGAGCATATGCCGATCCTGTAGCGTGTCTGCCAACCAACTATTCCAGGAGTTTTAAACAAGTATGTCCTGCAGCAGCTAGTTATGCATTTGATGACAGTATAAGCATCATAACATGCTCTGCCTCAGAATACGTTGTCACCTTCTGTGCCTCAAG GAATCAAAAGGTGTGCTCTTATCATGATAACAAGCTTGTCTGCAATACATCGAATGGTTCAAAAGCATCCCCCCTTGGCCTAGGAGGATGGATTCTGGTGTTGGCACTGCCTTTGACATATAATTTGAAGATGAAATTCTATCTCAGCTGA
- the LOC133700401 gene encoding non-specific lipid transfer protein GPI-anchored 31, with amino-acid sequence MASKKVLSLVLLCTITVSCCIWAEGASHRHASAPAPSVDCTTLVLSMADCLSFVSNDSTSKKPEGTCCSGLKTVLGTDAECLCEAFKSSAQFGVVLNVTKALALPSACKIKAPPASNCGLTTPSPAGAPVGSAAAGPSVNGVSNELAPAPSPGSSGSNGLFVSAGSLIVGLVVASFSSF; translated from the exons atggcATCAAAAAAGGTGTTGTCTTTGGTCCTTCTCTGCACAATCACGGTCTCTTGTTGTATCTGGGCAGAGGGTGCCTCCCACCGCCACGCCTCAGCCCCAGCACCCTCAGTGGACTGCACCACTCTGGTGCTGAGCATGGCTGACTGCTTGTCGTTCGTTTCAAACGACAGCACTTCAAAAAAGCCAGAAGGGACTTGCTGTTCTGGTTTGAAAACGGTGCTGGGCACTGACGCTGAGTGCCTCTGTGAGGCCTTCAAGAGCAGTGCTCAATTTGGTGTCGTCTTGAATGTCACTAAGGCTCTAGCTCTCCCTTCTGCTTGCAAAATCAAAGCCCCTCCTGCGTCTAACTGCGGAT TGACCACACCTAGCCCTGCTGGTGCCCCTG TAGGATCTGCTGCAGCCGGACCGTCTGTGAATGGTGTATCCAATGAGCTAGCACCAGCTCCATCTCCAGGTTCTTCCGGTTCTAATGGATTATTTGTCTCCGCCGGATCTTTAATCGTCGGACTTGTAGTTGCATCTTTCTCTAGTTTCTGA